The DNA segment TTCCTCTCCAGCTCGATATCTGGACATTCTCCAGTGTAATTTTTGGAAATGACACTGTTATAGCAACAGGGAAAGCCATAGTAGCCCCACAAGCCCCCAGGCCTAAGGCCTTTTGCCATATTCAATGTCAATGCCATAAAATCACGGGCAGCTTGTTCATACTCAGTTTGTGCTTGCTTAAGCACCTGACTCTCAGGCCAATCAGGATGTTTTGTTCGCACCAGCTCTTCAGATTTTTTACGATAAATGTCTTTCTGAGCCCAGTCCCTTATCCAGGAAGGCCTCCAAGCCTCCCAGTCAATGACAGACAATCCGCTAAAGTTTTTCAAAGGTATTAGCTTTTCCACATCAACTTGGGCCTTTGCAAGATGGTCTTTCAAACTGGCATTCTGCGGGACGCCCCCATTTACAGAAACACCACTTGCTGTGTAATAGGGGTAAAAGCCCAGCTTATTGTCATAAAAGATGGCAACATTTTGTCCGATTAAGGAGTCATTTTGATTTGCAATTATGTCAAATATTCCCAGATTGAGATCAATACCAAACAAGGATTGGCAGGCCTCAGTTGGAGCATTCCACACAGTTATAAATGGCTTGTTGGTTGTAATCGGAGATCTTGCTTGCTTCAGTGGTTGTCCCAGGGTCAAAGTGCAGGCATGTAATAGAACGATTACTGCTTTAatcaggatcatggctgatacactTATTAACATCGGATTCTTCAATTAATCAATCTTCACAGCTTCTGTTTGTAGTTAGATCTCTGCTCAAACAGAAGGAAACTGAAGAATTATGGAAAAGGCAGCACATTTGTCACAATGTCATAGAGACTATTTGCACAGTGTATCAATTGTGCGGATGTAACTGCAAACATTAAGTAAACAAAGACTAATGGGTTTTAACAGCACATGTTCGCTAGAAACATAACATCATTTGTTTCTAACACAGTTCTGCCTCATTAGTTACATCCAGCCATGgatatagaaacagaaaatggtggggagactcagcgggtctggcagcgcCTGTGGGGAGGGAAACAAAGTGAAGCTTTTAAGTTTCTGTCACTTGGTCACTCCGTACCGAGTCGGCGCTTGGAAAGGACTCCATCCTGCTCCTACTGTCTTACCTGCAAACAACTGTGTTTCCAGCGACAGTTATCATTCAGTTCCAAGATTGGCTAATTCGGATGTTAGATCCACAACCtactgtttaaaacaaaatcgCCCCTCCCCACAAGCGTTTCTTCTGCAGCGATTATAAAGTACCAGAAAATAACACATTGCATCAAACCtttctttaaaaattaattaGGCGTCAGTCTCTTGCAAAGCCCTCGCTTGTGAAAGTTCTGAGATGCTGCTTCACAGATGAATGAGTTTCGGtttcttttttttgttgaaagTTCCTCTCGGTTACTCGCCACCAACCGAACTCCTGCCTGGATGGTGTTCACCCTCAAAATTGCACAGTCCTTGCTCTGGTTTGCAGATGGCTCTCAGGGAGCCGGGGAAGGAG comes from the Hemiscyllium ocellatum isolate sHemOce1 chromosome 14, sHemOce1.pat.X.cur, whole genome shotgun sequence genome and includes:
- the LOC132822078 gene encoding hyaluronidase-like; the encoded protein is MLISVSAMILIKAVIVLLHACTLTLGQPLKQARSPITTNKPFITVWNAPTEACQSLFGIDLNLGIFDIIANQNDSLIGQNVAIFYDNKLGFYPYYTASGVSVNGGVPQNASLKDHLAKAQVDVEKLIPLKNFSGLSVIDWEAWRPSWIRDWAQKDIYRKKSEELVRTKHPDWPESQVLKQAQTEYEQAARDFMALTLNMAKGLRPGGLWGYYGFPCCYNSVISKNYTGECPDIELERNDHLMWLWRESMALYPSIYLDRKLQSTENALKFVHYRIKEGLRLAQLGANHSLPIFPYARIVYANTTDFLTEIDLVHTIGESAAMGAAGIVLWGNSDYAKSQESCLALKAYINETLGNYIVNVTNAAIICSRLLCTDHGRCVRMNKDTHSYLHLNTDIFRIGVNPSGEGLAFFLQGQTAEKDMKKMAATFHCHCYNGWTGEHCEITNG